One segment of Platichthys flesus chromosome 15, fPlaFle2.1, whole genome shotgun sequence DNA contains the following:
- the ncbp3 gene encoding nuclear cap-binding protein subunit 3 has protein sequence MAAVRSLRVSVKSDSGSEHSDSDSDSESDRDVRDAEPMEVEEGELEDVSVNRSLKELLPDTSRRYENKAGAFITGIDVNSKEAIERKEKRARRFHFQAEEGDGQRTLLLDKDILKKAIPDLRMEAIYVTGVDEMSTQDVFGYFKEYPPAHIEWIDDASCNVVWLDDNTPIRALVNGSRAPDAEAVTTETHGTKEPAEQSEVCQGQGSDEEEEEEGEVEEDETPKKSGEEIEGKDSDGEVEQKTKEEGSQIKDLSGVERESLLRNDLRPAIKPFKGNKILLRFATQEDKKELGAARRSRYYMKYGNPNYGGMRGILSNSWKRRFHNRRIQRDVIKTKKPLIGDSMGHTPPYTHRHSADLVNLPEEPIKEEEEEEEDDDYGGDEDMDSDDRVVEYKERGDKSAASRSPGAGLRSRAERSPSPWSESDEMDYDLELKMISTPSPKKSKKMTMYADELDTHLKSIRNRLGETGSQSRTESPSPPKLTDVRQLLEEKRQGQRQRPPPPLASAGKTDVRQRLGKRPRSPSPVSPRETPPTREPIRDIHRRLGVASQETRSLFSDSSKDRKTSGLWSRLGSAEDDSGSGRHDRKPSSRSPGLFSSSSGRSGDGGQVSRGDGGKEDKEEVEEDDTTLQNVWGAMIKQKQERLTHTMKKSRLDNLPSLQIEISRDSSDDSDA, from the exons ATGGCGGCCGTACGCAGCCTACGGGTGTCGGTGAAGTCGGACAGTGGCTCGGAGCACTCGGACTCGGACTCGGACTCCGAGTCGGACCGAGATGTTCGCGATGCGGAGCcgatggaggtggaggagggggagctggaggacgtGTCCGTGAACCGCtccctgaaggagctgctgccg GACACAAGTCGCAGGTATGAGAACAAAGCTGGAGCCTTCATCACCGGGATCGACGTCAACTCCAAG GAGGCGattgagagaaaagagaagcgAGCGAGACGTTTTCATTTCCAAGCAGAGGAGGGCGATGGACAGAGGACCCTTCTTCTCGACAAAGACATCCTGAAGAAAG CCATCCCCGATCTACGCATGGAGGCGATCTATGTGACCGGCGTGGACGAAATGAGCACGCAGGACGTCTTTGGATATTTTAAGGAATATCCTCCGGCACACATCGAGTGGATCGACGATGCTTCCT GTAACGTGGTTTGGCTGGACGACAACACGCCCATCAGAGCGCTCGTCAACGGCAGCCGGGCGCCAGACGCCGAGGCCGTGACCACGGAGACACACGGCACCAAAGAGCCGGCCGAGCAGAGCGAAG TTTGccagggtcaggggtcagatgaagaggaggaggaggagggtgaggtggaAGAAGACGAGACACCGAAGAAGAGTGGCGAGGAGATCGAGGGGAAGGACAGCGACGGAGAGGTGGAGCAGAAGACAAAGGAGGAGGGCAGTCAG ataaaGGACCTATCAGGAGTGGAGAGAGAGTCTCTGCTGAGGAACGACCTGCGGCCGGCCATCAAACCGtttaaaggaaacaaaatcCTCCTGCGCTTCGCCACGCAAG AAGACAAGAAGGAGCTGGGCGCCGCTCGCCGCAGCAGGTACTACATGAAGTACGGAAACCCCAACTATGGAGGCATGAGGGGAATCCTGAGCAACTCCTG gaagcGGAGGTTTCACAACCGGCGAATCCAGCGAGACGTCATCAAGACCAAGAAGCCTCTGATCGGAGACAGCATGGGTCACACGCCGCCGTACACGCACCGGCACTCAG CTGACCTGGTCAACCTGCCAGAGGAGCcaatcaaagaagaagaagaagaggaggaggacgatgacTACGGCGGTGACGAGGACATGGACTCTGACGACCGGGTGGTGGAGTACAAGGAGCGAGGAGACAAGAGCGCCGCCTCGCGCTCGCCGGGGGCGGGGCTTCGCAGCCGGGCGGAGCGCTCTCCGTCTCCCTGGTCGGAGTCGGACGAGATGGATTACGACCTGGAGCTGAAGATGATCTCCACGCCGTCGCCAAAGAAGAGCAAGAAGATGACGATGTATGCCGACGAGCTGGACACTCACCTGAAGAGCATCCG GAACCGTCTCGGGGAGACAGGATCTCAGAGCAGGACCGAATCCCCGTCGCCCCCAAAACTGACGGACGTGcgccagctgctggaggagaagagacagggacagagacagaggccgCCCCCCCCGCTGGCCAGCGCAGGAAAAACTG ATGTTCGACAGAGACTGGGCAAGAGACCACGCTCCCCCTCCCCCGTCTCCCCCAGGGAAACCCCACCGACCAGAGAACCAATCAGAGACATTCACCGCAGACTGGGCGTGGCCAGTCAAGAAACCAGAAGCCTGTTCTCTGACTCGTCCAAGGACAGGAAGACAA GTGGCCTGTGGAGCAGACTCGGCTCCGCGGAGGATGACAGCGGCTCCGGACGTCACGACCGCAAACCAAGCAGCCGGTCACCGGGCCTGTTCTCCTCGTCCTCTGGGCGGAGCGGCGATGGTGGTCAGGTGAGCCGAGGAGACGGAGggaaggaggacaaggaggaggtggaggaagacgACACAACGCTGCAGAACGTGTGGGGCGCCATGatcaaacagaaacaggagCGGCTGACCCACACGATGAAGAAGAGCCGACTGGACAACCTGCCGTCTCTGCAGATCGAGATTAGCCGTGACAGCAGCGACGACTCCGACGCCTGA